Proteins from one Fragaria vesca subsp. vesca linkage group LG6, FraVesHawaii_1.0, whole genome shotgun sequence genomic window:
- the LOC101314204 gene encoding eukaryotic translation initiation factor 3 subunit C-like, protein MHVAVCVERTEDIFYEYYTDYQTLFRLYICFSYDTMASTSKFFGRQSDSDSDYSEDEIVLTDEDPDTIEKVKNKYVIESDDDDNSDCEKRVVKPGKAKRFEEMCATLDKINKAKNINDWVSMQDSFDKMNKQLEKVMRVNRTGKVPTLYIRALFLLEENVGEALANKDAKKKMSSTNAKALNSMKQKLKKNNKEYEDLIQKYKENPVEEEFLEEEEVETNCEAEVPKHEENQDKREKEDGWERKSGKKSKLVLDKQQFMSDPCQVTWETVNKKYKEVVAVRGRKGTRWFELVEQLIFLAKFAKTPAQKLEILLIIVSAQFDAGLHGHMPAHVWKKSVHNMLVILDILVQYPSIRVDDKVEIDDNESQKGADYKGTIWVNGNLAGFVERLDNEFFKSLQSLDPHTTEYIDRLRDEPMLFLLAQNFQEYLEQVGDYKAAAKLALRQVELLHYKPQDVYDAMRKLAEQRESADNGEAQAATSVFLETPELVRRRPAFVESNRAMMDILVSLIYKYGDDRTKARAMLCDIFYHALNNDFYTSRDLLLKSHLQDNIHQMDNSSKILFNRAMAQLGLCAFRSGLITEGHSCLSDLYLGGKVKELLGQGVSRSRYQEMTPEQESLQRPYHMHINLELLEAVHLICAMLQEVPNMAAVNTNKKRRVISRAFRWLLENQTFIGPPETVRDHVIAATMALLKGDSQKAFDVINSLHVWKLLRNRENVLEMLNVNIKEAALRTYLFAYSPSYKSVSIEQVTNMFELSEAKARSIVSQMIMNEELHARLDQPTGCIVFHDIEHTRLQALAFQFSEKLSFLAESNERATELRIGGGGLELSTRHRDSQDYGAGSTSMSGRWQENLSFTQGRQGGTTRRTGYRSLTYGHTGYQDAAHGGSRRIGYQSASSGRGSQMDTSTRLVSLNRGVRA, encoded by the exons ATGCATGTTGCTGTTTGTGTTGAACGTACAGAGGATATATTCTACGAGTACTACACCGATTATCAAACCCTTTTTCGCTTGTATATTTGCTTCAGCTACGACACAATGGCTTCTACTTCGAAATTCTTTGGCCGCCAG AGCGACAGCGACAGCGACTATTCAGAAGATGAGATTGTGCTCACAGATGAGGACCCGGATACCATCGAGAAAGTCAAGAATAAATACGTGATTGAAAGTGACGATGATGATAACTCTGATTGCGAAAAGCGTGTGGTAAAGCCGGGGAAAGCTAAGCGATTCGAGGAGATGTGTGCTACCCTTGACAAGATAAACAAGGCAAAGAACATAAATGATTGGGTGAGCATGCAGGATTCTTTTGACAAGATGAATAAGCAGCTTGAGAAGGTGATGCGCGTCAACCGAACTGGAAAGGTACCAACTCTGTACATCAGAGCGCTTTTTTTGTTGGAGGAGAATGTGGGGGAGGCTCTAGCGAATAAGGATGCTAAGAAGAAGATGAGTAGCACCAATGCCAAGGCCTTGAACTCGATGAAACAAAAACTGAAGAAGAATAATAAGGAGTATGAAGATTTGATTCAGAAGTACAAGGAAAATCCTGTAGAAGAAGAGTTTTTGGAAGAGGAAGAAGTTGAAACAAACTGTGAAGCTGAAGTTCCTAAACATGAGGAAAACCAAGATAAGAGGGAAAAGGAGGATGGTTGGGAGAGAAAATCTGGTAAGAAGAGTAAGCTTGTCTTGGATAAGCAGCAGTTCATGAGTGACCCTTGTCAGGTTACATGGGAAACTGTGAACAAGAAATACAAAGAGGTTGTGGCTGTTAGGGGAAGGAAGGGAACGAGATGGTTTGAGCTAGTTGAGCAGCTTATTTTCTTGGCTAAGTTCGCTAAGACTCCTGCACAGAAGCTTGAGATTCTTCTCATTATTGTTTCTGCTCAATTTGATGCTGGTCTCCATGGTCACATGCCTGCGCATGTGTGGAAAAAAAGTGTGCATAATATGCTTGTTATTCTCGATATTCTAGTGCAATATCCCAGCATTCGTGTTGATGACAAAGTGGAGATTGATGATAATGAATCTCAGAAAGGAGCTGATTATAAGGGGACAATCTGGGTCAATGGAAACTTGGCGGGTTTCGTGGAAAGGCTAGATAATGAGTTCTTCAAGAGCTTGCAGAGTCTTGACCCTCACACCACCGAGTACATTGACAGACTTAGAGATGAGCCTATGCTTTTCCTTCTTGCTCAGAATTTTCAAGAATATTTGGAGCAAGTTGGAGATTACAAAGCAGCTGCAAAGTTAGCCCTAAGGCAGGTTGAACTCCTTCACTACAAGCCTCAAGATGTCTATGATGCCATGAGAAAACTAGCTGAGCAGAGGGAAAGTGCTGATAATGGTGAAGCCCAAGCTGCTACATCTGTATTTCTTGAAACTCCTGAGCTCGTACGTCGGAGACCTGCTTTTGTGGAGAGTAATAGGGCCATGATGGATATTCTTGTCTCCCTCATATACAAATATGGAGATGATCGGACTAAAGCTCGTGCAATGCTTTGTGATATTTTTTATCATGCTCTCAATAACGATTTCTATACTTCCCGTGACTTGCTGCTAAAGAGTCACCTGCAAGACAATATTCATCAGATGGACAATTCATCCAAAATCCTTTTCAATAGGGCTATGGCACAGCTTGGTCTGTGTGCATTTCGAAGTGGACTAATTACTGAAGGACATAGCTGCCTTTCTGACCTTTATTTAGGTGGAAAAGTGAAGGAGTTGCTCGGACAAGGCGTCTCCCGAAGTAGATATCAGGAGATGACTCCTGAACAG GAAAGTCTCCAGAGGCCCTACCATATGCACATCAACCTTGAGCTCCTAGAGGCAGTACATCTGATATGTGCCATGCTGCAGGAAGTGCCTAACATGGCAGCTGTCAACACCAATAAAAAGCGTAGGGTGATTAGTAGGGCATTCCGGTGGTTGCTTGAGAATCAAACATTTATAGGACCTCCTGAAACTGTTAGAGACCATGTAATTGCAGCTACAATGGCCCTCCTTAAAGGTGACTCTCAAAAGGCTTTCGATGTGATCAATTCTCTTCATGTCTGGAAGCTCCTCAGGAATCGTGAGAATGTTCTGGAGATGCTCAATGTTAATATCAAGGAGGCGGCTCTGAGGACCTACCTTTTCGCCTACTCTCCATCCTATAAATCTGTAAGCATTGAGCAAGTGACCAACATGTTTGAACTCTCAGAGGCCAAGGCTCGTAGCATTGTTAGCCAGATGATCATGAACGAAGAGCTCCATGCCCGTTTGGACCAGCCAACAGGTTGCATTGTCTTTCATGACATTGAGCACACTAGGTTGCAGGCTCTAGCTTTCCAGTTCAGTGAGAAGCTGTCATTCCTTGCAGAAAGCAATGAAAGGGCAACAGAGTTGAGGATAGGTGGTGGTGGGTTAGAATTGTCTACAAGGCATAGAGACAGCCAAGACTATGGTGCTGGAAGTACTTCAATGAGTGGCAGGTGGCAAGAAAACTTGTCTTTCACCCAAGGAAGACAAGGTGGTACCACTAGGCGTACAGGTTATAGATCACTGACATATGGTCATACAGGGTATCAAGATGCTGCGCATGGAGGCTCACGGAGGATTGGCTATCAGTCTGCTTCATCTGGAAGGGGATCTCAAATGGATACATCAACTCGTTTGGTCAGTCTTAACAGAGGTGTTCGTGCTTAA
- the LOC101314491 gene encoding uncharacterized protein LOC101314491, translated as MNSNGGGDGAAQGGEVAGGQGGGFAGAQGGGIGGAYGGTAGGQGRGTAGAQGGAVAGVLGGGVGGANGGVAGGQGGGAAGGLGGGVSGAHGVIAGGRGRGVGGAHGGLGGGRAAGAAGSQGCGAGEFTWVKGLNGALGHLKGALVTVNNVLTDMEGDESGKIRKECHHAIVRVRDLDKVLGSIIRTLAQPDHELNKKLIFPGLVQAFYKEALAVYQYSHDMDRVTLSQPNLRFPPSFRILLAGFSRIHMAMAVFHHLLNSVENNMPNNLPGLTLQKAAMMLQFTVVITRATADLHLNDGLPEGNANGPAAGGIVHIASRYLERLRLTEDVLWVAHRNIHGAIDDIHVARKQKNLPIAVKKAVKNAVKLMRNSNSQMPSLVEQMHDAGNHIRGRINFQAHDHGTQILRPFHDQMHQICERAEAIHQSGASVHSGLLVCIENQILGLAQTTIQCNLAQVYLQLSKVLLATQAFAGLLNPAADH; from the exons ATGAACAGTAATGGAGGTGGTGACGGTGCCGCACAGGGAGGTGAGGTCGCCGGAGGTCAAGGAGGTGGATTCGCCGGCGCACAGGGAGGTGGTATAGGCGGCGCTTACGGAGGGACCGCCGGAGGTCAGGGACGTGGGACCGCCGGCGCACAGGGAGGAGCCGTCGCCGGAGTTCTTGGAGGTGGGGTCGGCGGCGCAAATGGAGGGGTTGCCGGAGGTCAGGGAGGTGGGGCCGCCGGAGGTCTGGGAGGTGGGGTCAGCGGCGCTCATGGAGTGATCGCCGGAGGTCGGGGACGTGGGGTTGGCGGCGCACATGGAGGGCTCGGCGGCGGTCGGGCAGCTGGGGCCGCCGGAAGTCAGGGATGTGGGGCCGGAGAATTTACCTGGGTGAAAGGTCTAAACGGTGCGTTGGGACATCTCAAGGGGGCGTTGGTGACCGTCAATAACGTGTTGACCGACATGGAAGGCGATGAGAGTGGTAAGATACGGAAGGAGTGTCATCATGCAATCGTAAGGGTGAGAGATTTGGATAAGGTATTGGGCTCGATCATTAGAACATTGGCCCAGCCTGATCATGAGCTGAACAAGAAACTCATCTTCCCGGGCCTGGTTCAGGCCTTCTATAAAGAAGCTCTCGCGGTTTACCAATATTCACACGACATGGACCGGGTGACTCTTAGCCAACCCAATCTCCGTTTCCCACCCAGCTTCCGGATCCTTTTAGCAGGGTTCAGTAGAATTCATATGGCAATGGCTGTCTTTCATCACCTTCTCAACAGTGTGGAGAACAATATGCCGAACAATCTGCCGGGTCTCACCTTGCAAAAGGCCGCTATGATGTTGCAATTCACCGTTGTCATCACTCGTGCCACCGCTGATCTGCACCTGAATGATGG GTTACCTGAAGGAAATGCAAATGGTCCTGCTGCTGGAGGAATTGTCCATATCGCATCCAGATATCTCGAAAGATTAAGGCTGACAGAAGATGTACTGTGGGTTGCGCACAGGAACATTCACGGCGCCATTGATGATATACATGTGGCCCGTAAACAAAAGAATCTGCCCATTGCTGTCAAAAAGGCTGTCAAAAATGCTGTGAAGTTGATGCGGAACTCGAATAGTCAGATGCCTAGCCTAGTTGAACAAATGCATGATGCAGGGAACCATATCCGTGGGAGAATAAATTTCCAGGCACATGATCATGGAACCCAGATCCTCCGTCCATTTCATGATCAAATGCATCAGATATGTGAGAGGGCTGAAGCCATTCACCAATCTGGAGCCAGTGTCCACAGTGGTCTACTAGTCTGCATTGAGAACCAAATCCTTGGCCTAGCACAGACCACGATTCAATGCAATTTGGCTCAAGTCTATCTGCAACTGAGTAAAGTTCTACTGGCCACTCAGGCTTTCGCTGGTCTGCTGAACCCAGCCGCTGATCACTAG
- the LOC101314780 gene encoding uncharacterized protein LOC101314780 codes for MDNNVSAGAMSSKNRLESSNQNGNSSSEKGTTHRNQAASVEDMENNLSARATSYSKDQLETSHQNGNSSGDKETTQRYQAASPKDMENNLSARATSDRINRLEASHQIGISSSERGTTQRYQTGSPKDMENNLSARATSESKDRMETSNQTGSSSSEKATTHRYQAALKLQKVYKSFRTRRQLADCAILVEQRWWKVLDFAELKRSSISFFDIKKPETAVSRWARARTRAAKVGKGLSKDKKARKLALQHWLEAIDPRHRYGHNLHFYYAKWLHCESKQPFFYWLDIGEGRELNHEACPRSKLQTQCIKYLGPVERKAYEVVVEDGKLIYKDSGVLLDTTKGPKESKWIFVLSVSKDLYVGQKSKGTFQHSSFLAGGATLSAGRLVVDNGILKSVWPHSGHYLPTEENFDEFMSFLLENNVDLTNVKTACEDDEGGVLSKKNSIRVRNSPRKADSSKDTITIKAEGTVEESTDSSKENSNCAEHPPLLSRLPEGFCSKIAKLEIPGKDVIEDKEQPPLTCREYFPDSNSGSDSDSEDGYATADEESKLREEDFMVSKQNLFDEDASDEEEEKPISKEKIMQRISSHKGMNSYQLGQHLSTKWSTGAGPRIGCMRDYPSELQFRVLQQAYLSPRPVGRSSTPRMVCPTPLSRELKKPVSGCTPKAQKPKRQYTIG; via the exons ATGGATAACAATGTGTCTGCGGGAGCAATGAGTAGTAAAAACCGATTGGAGAGTTCGAATCAAAATGGTAACTCCTCCAGTGAGAAAGGGACAACACATAGGAACCAGGCTGCATCAGTAGAAGATATGGAGAATAATTTGTCTGCGAGAGCAACGAGTTATAGTAAAGACCAATTGGAGACATCACATCAAAATGGTAACTCCTCCGGTGACAAAGAAACTACACAGAGGTACCAGGCTGCATCACCAAAAGATATGGAGAACAATTTGTCTGCGAGAGCAACAAGTGATAGAATAAACAGATTGGAGGCATCACATCAAATCGGTATTTCCTCCAGTGAGAGAGGAACTACTCAGAGGTACCAGACTGGATCACCAAAAGATATGGAGAACAATTTGTCTGCGAGAGCAACAAGTGAGAGCAAAGACCGAATGGAGACATCGAATCAAACTGGTAGCTCTTCCAGTGAGAAAGCAACTACACATAGGTACCAAGCTGCATTAAAGTTGCAGAAAGTGTACAAGAGTTTCCGGACAAGAAGACAGCTTGCAGATTGTGCAATTCTTGTGGAGCAGAGATG GTGGAAGGTGCTAGATTTTGCTGAACTCAAGCGGAGCTCTATATCATTTTTCGACATTAAGAAGCCTGAAACAGCTGTTTCTCGTTGGGCAAGAGCAAGAACCAGAGCTGCCAAG GTGGGAAAGGGTTTGTCTAAGGACAAAAAAGCTCGTAAACTTGCTTTGCAGCATTGGTTGGAGGCA ATTGATCCCCGACATCGGTATGGACATAATCTTCACTTCTACTATGCCAAATGGCTCCACTGTGAGAGTAAACAGCCCTTCTTTTATTG GCTTGATATAGGGGAGGGAAGAGAACTCAACCATGAAGCATGTCCTCGGTCAAAGCTTCAAACACAATGCATCAAGTATCTTGGCCCG GTAGAGAGAAAGGCTTACGAAGTTGTGGTAGAGGACGGGAAGTTGATTTACAAGGACAGTGGAGTGCTTCTTGATACAACAAAAGGCCCCAAAGAATCGAAGTGGATATTTGTCCTAAGTGTGTCCAAGGACTTATATGTTGGACAGAAGAGCAAGGGTACATTTCAACATTCAAGTTTCTTGGCAGGCGGAGCCACATTGTCTGCTGGAAGATTAGTAGTTGATAATGGAATTCTAAAG TCAGTTTGGCCTCACAGTGGGCATTATCTCCCAACAGAAGAAAATTTTGATGAATTTATGTCATTCCTTCTGGAAAACAACGTGGATCTCACTAACGTTAAG ACTGCATGTGAGGATGATGAAGGAGGCGTTTTAAGCAAAAAGAACAGCATCAGAGTCCGAAACAGCCCACGGAAAGCAGATTCATCTAAAGACACTATAACAATAAAAGCTGAAGGCACAGTGGAAGAGAGCACTGATTCAAGCAAGGAGAACTCTAACTGTGCAGAACACCCTCCTCTATTGTCAAGATTACCGGAAGGGTTCTGCTCAAAGATAGCCAAACTTGAAATACCAGGAAAAGACGTGATTGAAGATAAAGAACAACCTCCACTAACTTGTCGCGAATATTTTCCAGATTCAAATTCAGGTTCAGACTCAGATTCCGAAGATGGTTATGCAACAGCAGATGAAGAATCAAAACTGAGAGAGGAAGATTTCATGGTGTCGAAACAGAACTTGTTTGATGAAGATGCAAGTGATGAAGAAGAAGAAAAGCCAATATCAAAAGAGAAAATCATGCAGAGGATTAGTTCACATAAAGGAATGAATTCGTACCAGTTAGGTCAGCATTTGAGCACAAAATGGAGCACAGGAGCTGGCCCTAGGATCGGTTGCATGAGGGACTATCCTTCAGAGCTTCAATTCCGGGTTCTGCAGCAGGCTTACTTGTCTCCAAGGCCAGTAGGAAGAAGTAGTACTCCTCGGATGGTTTGTCCAACTCCTTTAAGTAGAGAATTAAAGAAACCAGTGTCCGGTTGCACTCCCAAAGCTCAAAAACCCAAACGACAGTACACCATAGGGTGA
- the LOC101315076 gene encoding homogentisate phytyltransferase 2, chloroplastic-like has product MELSFSPSSPSLRIRGTTKPSCFPSSSSIRTTKSQSLSSLSQCTTNLHSFGLYTCSRTFLNFQQRRNSIWACSQAEAAGSDPVLTKVSDFKDACWRFLRPHTIRGTALGSIALVTKALIENSHLIKWTLLCKAFSGLFALLCGNGYIVGINQIYDIKIDKVNKPYLPIAAGDLSVKSAWVLVIFFAIAGLLIVGFNFGPFITSLYSLGLFLGTIYSVPPFRMKRFPVAAFLIIATVRGFLLNFGVYYATRAALGLQFEWSSPVAFITTFVTLFALVIAITKDLPDVEGDRKFQISTFATKLGVRKIAFLGSGLLLVNYVGSILAASFMPEAFRRSLMIPTHTILALSLIFQTWVLEKASYTKEAIANYYRFIWNLFYAEYIIFPFI; this is encoded by the exons ATGGAGCTCTCCTTTTCTCCTTCCTCCCCTTCTCTTCGGATTCGAGGCACCACCAAACCCTCTTGTTTCCCTTCTTCTTCTTCTATTCGAACTACCAAATCTCAATCCCTCTCTTCTCTCTCACAATGCACTACCAACCTCCACTCTTTTGGGCTATACACTTGCTCTAGAACCTTCCTCAACTTCCAGCAGAGGCGAAATTCCATCTGG GCCTGCAGTCAAGCTGAAGCTGCTGGATCTGATCCGGTACTTACCAAAGTTTCAGATTTTAAAGATGCTTGTTGGAGATTCCTGAGGCCACATACTATACGTGGAACTGCTCTTGGGTCAAT TGCTTTGGTGACAAAGGCGTTGATTGAGAACTCCCATTTGATAAAGTGGACTTTGCTGTGTAAGGCATTCTCTGGTCTTTTCGCTCTGCTATGTGGAAATGGCTATATTGTTGGCATCAATCAGATATACGATATCAAAATTGACAA GGTGAACAAACCTTATCTACCCATAGCTGCAGGAGATCTCTCCGTCAAATCAGCATGGGTTTTGGTTATATTTTTCGCAATCGCTGGCCTCTTGATTGTCGGATTCAATTTCGGGCCATTCATTACTTCTCTTTACAGTCTTGGTCTTTTCCTTGGCACCATCTATTCTGTTCCTCCATTTAGAATGAAGAGATTTCCTGTTGCGGCATTTCTCATAATTGCCACG GTACGGGGTTTCCTTCTTAATTTTGGTGTATATTATGCCACTAGAGCTGCCCTTGGACTTCAATTTGAGTGGAG CTCCCCCGTTGCTTTTATCACTACCTTTGTAACATTGTTTGCTCTGGTGATTGCCATTACAAAAGATCTTCCAGACGTAGAGGGGGACCGCAA GTTTCAGATATCAACCTTTGCAACAAAACTTGGAGTTAGAAAAATTGCCTTCCTTGGTTCTGGGCTATTGCTGGTAAATTATGTTGGTTCTATATTGGCAGCAAGTTTCATGCCAGAG GCATTCAGGCGTAGCTTAATGATACCTACCCATACAATCTTGGCCTTGAGTTTGATTTTTCAG ACCTGGGTGCTCGAGAAAGCAAGTTACACTAAG GAAGCCATTGCCAACTACTATAGGTTCATATGGAATCTCTTTTATGCAGAGTATATCATTTTTCCTTTCATCTAG
- the LOC101315367 gene encoding uncharacterized protein LOC101315367, whose protein sequence is MWESELLKCGEKHENLAFSKTVVLKWWKPTPGVGKLNTDGSMNPINGRFGGDGVIRKSDGNWLYGFFANFGFGTVLKVEAEALYVGLTIASELHLTSLEIETDSSILVLLVKDSAKLVVSEQLRQTIINCQNLLKSFQHYIFEHVYREQNIMVDKLAAKDCEQEGLHKFGCPPDFFTDALENDLCGKTTPRQMGKAKNGRKKT, encoded by the coding sequence ATGTGGGAATCTGAGTTGTTAAAGTGTGGTGAGAAGCATGAAAATTTGGCATTTTCCAAGACAGTTGTGCTCAAATGGTGGAAACCAACACCTGGGGTGGGTAAACTTAACACTGATGGGTCAATGAACCCCATAAATGGCCGCTTTGGGGGTGACGGGGTGATTAGGAAATCTGATGGAAATTGGTTATATGGCTTCTTCGCCAACTTTGGGTTTGGAACCGTTCTTAAAGTAGAGGCTGAAGCTCTATATGTTGGATTGACAATCGCCAGTGAACTTCATCTTACGAGTTTGGAGATCGAGACAGATTCTTCTATTCTTGTCCTATTGGTGAAAGATTCAGCCAAACTTGTTGTTTCTGAGCAGCTGCGTCAAACAATTATTAACTGCCAAAATCTTCTAAAGTCTTTTCAGCATTATATTTTTGAGCATGTTTACAGAGAGCAAAACATTATGGTTGATAAGCTTGCTGCTAAAGATTGTGAGCAAGAAGGCCTACATAAGTTTGGTTGTCCTCCGGACTTCTTTACTGATGCGTTGGAGAATGATCTCTGTGGAAAAACCACTCCTAGACAGATGGGAAAGGCGAAAAATGGTAGGAAGAAGACTTGA